The Burkholderia mayonis genome window below encodes:
- a CDS encoding 5'-methylthioadenosine/adenosylhomocysteine nucleosidase, which produces MIQQTFSNRPLGILAALPEELGDLVAAMRDDGPVDTVTLGQRDYHAGVAYGVPCVVTLARIGKVAAAATASALIHRFDVRAVVFTGVAGGVASDVSVGDVVVADTLLQHDLDASPLFPRFEVPLLGVTRFAADAALAAQLKAACARFVEDEGDALNLRFRLRGARVRAGLIVSGDRFVSSEREVTALRDALPDALAVEMEGAALAQVCHEYDVPCAIVRTISDTADDHASASFTTFLTDIAGTYSSGILKRFLAAHAKAA; this is translated from the coding sequence ATGATTCAGCAGACGTTTTCGAACCGGCCGCTCGGCATCCTCGCCGCGCTGCCGGAGGAGTTGGGCGACCTCGTCGCCGCGATGCGCGACGACGGCCCGGTCGACACAGTCACGCTCGGCCAGCGCGATTACCACGCCGGCGTTGCGTACGGCGTGCCGTGCGTCGTCACGCTCGCGCGAATCGGCAAGGTCGCGGCCGCCGCGACGGCGAGCGCGCTCATCCATCGCTTCGACGTGCGCGCGGTCGTGTTCACGGGCGTCGCGGGCGGCGTCGCGAGCGACGTGAGCGTCGGCGACGTCGTCGTCGCCGACACGCTGCTGCAGCACGATCTCGACGCGTCGCCGCTCTTTCCGCGCTTCGAGGTGCCGCTCCTCGGCGTCACGCGCTTCGCCGCCGACGCCGCGCTCGCCGCGCAGTTGAAGGCCGCCTGCGCGCGCTTCGTCGAGGACGAGGGCGATGCGCTGAACCTGCGCTTCCGGCTGCGCGGCGCGCGCGTGCGCGCAGGGCTCATCGTCAGCGGCGATCGCTTCGTGTCGAGCGAGCGCGAAGTGACCGCGCTGCGCGACGCGCTGCCGGATGCGCTCGCGGTCGAGATGGAAGGCGCGGCGCTCGCGCAGGTGTGCCACGAATACGACGTGCCGTGCGCGATCGTCCGGACGATTTCCGATACCGCCGACGATCACGCGAGCGCGTCGTTCACGACCTTCCTGACCGACATCGCCGGCACGTATTCGTCGGGCATTCTGAAGCGCTTTCTCGCCGCGCATGCGAAGGCGGCTTGA
- a CDS encoding UvrD-helicase domain-containing protein: MPDLLANLNPEQLAAVTLPNEPALILAGAGSGKTRVLITRIAWLIRHGYASPATVLAVTFTNKAAREMMARLSAMMPIDTRGMWIGTFHGLCNRMLRAHYRDAGLPQTFQILDTADQLSAIKRLMKAANVDDEKYPPKNVQYFINNAKEQGLRPDRVDATDSFNRKFVELYQAYEQQCQREGVVDFPELLLRCHELLAHNPPLRAHYQARFKHILVDEFQDTNKLQYAWLKLLAGGHNAIFAVGDDDQSIYAFRGANVGNMRDFENEFRVRNLIKLEQNYRSHGNILDAANHLIANNAHRLGKNLRTDAGHGEPVRVYEAATDAQEAAWIVEEIRSLVNTGLARSEVAVLYRSNAQSRSIEHTLMTAGIPYRVYGGLRFFERQEVKHALAYLRLIDNPSDDTAFARVVNFPTRGIGARSIEQLADAARLYDCSMAAAIPYVTGKAGTSLGAFANLIAKMRAETAQMSLPETVEYVVRASGLADFYQGEREGQDRLENLQELVNAATAFVSEEGYGLDTPARSIPLHARASAAPELAAGDADPADAVLAPANLADPAQNPDAMTPLAGFLSHASLEAGDNQAQAGQDAVQLMTVHAAKGLEFTAVFITGLEEGLFPHENSAVESDGLEEERRLMYVAITRAKERLYLSFAQSRMLHGQTRYNIRSRFFDELPQHVLKWLTPKVEAGARWGGRSDNAGWGRDWFARPGGARDSVVDAAVSAPLPAFANQQREAENGFRIGQQVFHTKFGEGTVTALEGSGADAKAQVKFKRHGEKWLALAVAKLQAVE; this comes from the coding sequence ATGCCCGATCTGCTCGCAAACCTGAACCCCGAACAACTCGCCGCCGTCACGTTGCCGAACGAGCCGGCGCTGATCCTCGCCGGGGCGGGCAGCGGCAAGACCCGCGTGCTCATCACGCGGATCGCGTGGCTGATCCGGCATGGCTACGCGTCGCCCGCGACGGTGCTTGCCGTCACGTTCACGAACAAGGCCGCGCGCGAAATGATGGCGCGCCTGTCCGCGATGATGCCGATCGACACGCGCGGCATGTGGATCGGCACGTTCCACGGCCTCTGCAACCGGATGCTGCGCGCGCACTACCGCGACGCGGGGCTGCCGCAGACGTTCCAGATCCTCGACACGGCCGACCAGCTCTCCGCGATCAAGCGGCTGATGAAGGCGGCGAACGTCGACGACGAGAAATATCCGCCGAAGAACGTCCAGTACTTCATCAACAACGCGAAGGAGCAGGGGCTGCGTCCCGACCGGGTCGACGCGACCGACAGCTTCAACCGCAAGTTCGTCGAGCTGTACCAGGCGTACGAGCAGCAGTGCCAGCGCGAGGGCGTCGTCGATTTCCCCGAGCTGCTGCTGCGCTGCCACGAGCTGCTCGCGCACAACCCGCCGCTGCGCGCGCACTACCAGGCGCGCTTCAAGCACATCCTCGTCGATGAGTTCCAGGATACGAACAAGCTGCAGTACGCGTGGCTGAAGCTCCTCGCGGGCGGCCACAACGCGATCTTCGCGGTCGGCGACGACGACCAGTCAATCTATGCGTTTCGCGGCGCGAACGTCGGCAACATGCGCGATTTCGAGAACGAATTCCGCGTGCGCAACCTGATCAAGCTCGAGCAGAACTACCGGTCGCACGGCAACATTCTCGACGCGGCGAATCATCTGATCGCGAACAACGCGCACCGGCTCGGCAAGAACCTGCGCACCGACGCGGGCCACGGCGAGCCGGTGCGCGTCTACGAGGCGGCGACCGACGCGCAGGAAGCGGCGTGGATCGTCGAGGAGATCCGCTCGCTCGTGAATACGGGCCTCGCGCGCAGCGAGGTCGCGGTGCTGTACCGGAGCAACGCACAGTCGCGCTCGATCGAGCACACGCTGATGACGGCGGGCATCCCGTATCGCGTGTACGGCGGCCTGCGCTTCTTCGAGCGGCAGGAAGTGAAGCACGCGCTCGCGTACCTGCGCCTCATCGACAATCCGAGCGACGACACCGCGTTCGCGCGCGTCGTCAACTTCCCGACGCGCGGGATCGGCGCGCGCTCGATCGAGCAGCTGGCCGACGCCGCGCGCCTATACGACTGCTCGATGGCGGCCGCGATTCCGTACGTGACGGGCAAGGCGGGCACGAGCCTCGGCGCGTTCGCGAACCTGATCGCGAAGATGCGCGCGGAAACGGCGCAGATGAGCTTGCCCGAGACGGTCGAGTACGTCGTGCGCGCGAGCGGCCTCGCGGACTTCTATCAGGGCGAGCGCGAAGGGCAGGATCGCCTCGAGAACTTGCAGGAACTGGTGAACGCGGCCACCGCGTTCGTCTCCGAGGAAGGCTACGGGCTCGACACGCCCGCGCGGTCGATTCCGCTGCATGCGCGCGCGAGCGCGGCGCCCGAGCTCGCCGCGGGCGACGCCGATCCGGCCGATGCGGTGCTCGCGCCCGCGAACCTCGCCGATCCCGCGCAGAACCCCGATGCGATGACGCCGCTCGCGGGCTTTTTGTCGCATGCGTCGCTCGAGGCGGGCGACAACCAGGCGCAGGCGGGCCAGGATGCGGTGCAACTGATGACCGTCCACGCAGCGAAGGGGCTCGAGTTCACCGCGGTGTTCATCACCGGGCTCGAGGAAGGCCTGTTCCCGCACGAGAACAGCGCGGTCGAATCCGACGGCCTGGAGGAAGAGCGCCGGCTGATGTACGTCGCGATCACGCGGGCGAAGGAGCGGCTCTACCTGTCGTTCGCGCAGAGCCGGATGCTGCACGGCCAGACCCGCTACAACATCCGCTCGCGCTTCTTCGACGAGCTGCCGCAGCACGTGCTCAAGTGGCTGACGCCGAAGGTCGAAGCGGGCGCCCGCTGGGGCGGTCGATCGGACAACGCAGGCTGGGGCCGCGACTGGTTCGCGCGGCCGGGCGGCGCGCGCGACAGCGTCGTCGACGCGGCGGTGTCCGCGCCGCTGCCCGCGTTTGCGAACCAGCAGCGCGAGGCCGAAAACGGCTTCCGGATCGGCCAGCAGGTGTTCCACACGAAGTTCGGCGAAGGCACGGTGACCGCGCTCGAAGGCAGCGGCGCCGACGCGAAGGCGCAAGTCAAATTCAAGCGGCACGGCGAGAAGTGGCTCGCGCTCGCGGTCGCGAAACTGCAGGCGGTCGAATGA
- a CDS encoding MFS transporter, giving the protein METSLDNRPSVARSAAPSAPAAAVSRTVYPVLGAISFSHLLNDMIQSLILAIYPMLKSAFALSFAQIGLITLTYQITASLLQPVIGLYTDKRPQPYSLPIGMGFTLAGLLLMSFAPTFPLLLVAAALVGCGSSVFHPESSRVARMASGGQHGLAQSLFQVGGNAGSSLGPLLAALIVIPHGQRSIAWFSVAALVAIFVLVQIGRWYQRHPAAKKKAVHTAHPTLSRRQVMLAVGVLVMLVFSKYFYLASINSYFTFYLIDKFHLSVQAAQIHLFVFLAAVAAGTIIGGPVGDRIGRKYVIWTSILGVAPFTLMLPYANLFWTTVLTVVIGVVLASAFAAIIVYGQELIPGKVGTVAGLFFGLSFGLGGVGAAVLGQLADATSIAFVYKVCSFLPLIGVLTVFLPNVESKKTPGKRAA; this is encoded by the coding sequence ATGGAAACCAGCCTCGACAACCGTCCGTCCGTTGCCCGCTCCGCCGCGCCGTCCGCGCCGGCTGCCGCCGTCTCGCGCACCGTCTATCCAGTGCTCGGCGCGATCAGCTTCTCGCATCTGCTCAACGACATGATCCAGTCGTTGATTCTCGCGATCTATCCGATGCTGAAATCGGCGTTCGCGCTGTCGTTCGCGCAGATCGGCCTCATCACGCTGACCTACCAGATCACCGCGTCGCTGCTGCAGCCCGTGATCGGCCTCTACACGGACAAGCGTCCGCAGCCGTACTCGCTGCCCATCGGCATGGGCTTCACGCTCGCGGGCCTGCTGCTGATGTCGTTCGCGCCGACATTCCCGCTCCTGCTCGTCGCGGCGGCGCTCGTCGGCTGCGGCTCATCGGTGTTCCATCCGGAATCGTCGCGTGTCGCGCGGATGGCGTCGGGCGGCCAGCACGGACTCGCACAGTCGCTGTTCCAGGTCGGCGGCAACGCCGGCTCGTCGCTCGGGCCGCTGCTCGCCGCGCTCATCGTGATCCCGCACGGCCAGCGCAGCATCGCGTGGTTCTCGGTCGCGGCGCTCGTCGCGATCTTCGTGCTCGTGCAGATCGGCCGCTGGTACCAGCGCCATCCGGCCGCGAAGAAGAAGGCCGTGCATACGGCGCACCCGACGCTGTCGCGGCGCCAGGTCATGCTCGCCGTCGGCGTGCTCGTGATGCTCGTGTTCTCGAAGTACTTTTATCTCGCCAGCATCAACAGCTATTTCACGTTCTATCTGATCGACAAATTCCATCTGTCGGTACAGGCCGCGCAGATCCACCTGTTCGTGTTCCTCGCGGCCGTCGCGGCGGGCACGATCATCGGCGGGCCGGTCGGCGACCGGATCGGGCGCAAGTACGTGATCTGGACGTCGATCCTGGGCGTCGCGCCGTTCACGCTGATGCTGCCGTACGCCAACCTGTTCTGGACCACGGTGCTGACCGTCGTGATCGGCGTCGTGCTCGCGTCGGCGTTCGCGGCGATCATCGTCTATGGACAGGAGCTGATTCCGGGCAAGGTCGGGACGGTCGCGGGCCTCTTTTTCGGCCTCTCGTTCGGCCTCGGCGGCGTCGGCGCGGCGGTGCTCGGCCAGCTCGCCGACGCGACGAGCATCGCGTTCGTCTACAAGGTCTGTTCGTTCCTGCCGCTGATCGGCGTGCTGACGGTGTTTCTGCCGAACGTCGAGAGCAAGAAGACGCCCGGCAAGCGGGCTGCTTGA